TCAGTGGaacaggaaaggggaaaagaacaaagatggggcccctccctcacccttcctcttcccccaacATACAAACGCTGGATTCTGGATTcagtgggtggagggtgggcccCCTTATTGCCAGAGGGCAGGAGCCATGAGCTGTCTTCATCGTcactgaggcagagaagagaagagaggagatgTGGGGATTGTTCATCAAGGCCTTGGGGACAACAGGAATCTAACTATGTTCAGACCTCTGCACAGTACCCAGGAACAGCCAAGGGAGGATAGAGTGACTATGGGACCCCCAAGGCTGGAGAGAAGGAGGTGCTAGGGAGATGAAGGACATCTTGAGGCTTATATTTTATAGCCTCAGAGCAGGTTCTGACATGGCTATAATTAAAGTCTTAACCCTTTGAAAACAAACAGATCCAGCCAAGACAGGAAAGTGAAAAATTAATGTGGAAAAGCAGTGTTACCAGATTTTTTCAGCAGGATGTATAGTGAGCATGGCAAGTGGGAACAGTGCAATCCAGAGAGAAGGGTGCAGGCTGGACAGcaggctcggggtggggggtggggtgaccaGGCCAGAGTGGCAGGCTCAGCTGGATAGCTTGGACAGCAGGCTCAAGAGGTGACCAGGCTGGAGTGGCAGGCTCAGGGAGTGACCAGGCCAGAGTGGTAGGCTCGGCAGGACTGGCTGGACAGCAGGTGCAGGGGTGACCAGGCCAGGTAAGCAGGTTTAAGAAGGGACTAGGCTAGGTGACAGGCTCAGGAATTTATGAAGCTAAGGTAGTAGGCCCAAGGGGTGATTAAGATGGGTTAGAGCATGACCAGGCTGGAGCATCAGGCTCAGCAGAAAGAGCGAGAAGGGTTTGGCTCAGTGGGAATGGAGGCAGGGACTTACCTGCTCTCTGCTTCCTCTGGGATCCCTAACATCTTGGCCTTGATCTTCTTCCGCTGCTTCTTGACAGCCACCTTCATGGCTTCAAGCAGAAGCCCAGGGACCCGGTGATCTGTGAGCAGCTCCCTACCCGAGGAGGAAAAGAGGCAGAGTAAGCAGCAGGAATGCCAGCAGTAGGTTTCATCCCAAGTACCTGTGCCTGTCATTCTCCTTTTCTGAAATGTTCTGCCTTGCTGACATCCCTCAGACTTAGCTTAGGTGATGCCCCTAGGAATCTTTCACAGCTGCTGGGACTTTTTTTTACTACCTCCTACCCCATTTGGAAGAAATTCCAGGAAGGCAGGGGCTGTGTGACTCATGTCTTCCCAGTGTCCAGCACAGCACCTGCCATATATCATGATGGGTAGATCAGTGAACTAAGGAACGGAGCTGGTGATGTGAGGCCCAGGACAAGTGTGAGTGGAGCCCCTGAGcttcccagcccctgcccaccgcCCTCACCGCTGGAAGTAGGCCAACTCCTCCTTCAGGAGGAACACGTTGGCTTTGAGCTCATTCCGCTCCTGAAGGATCTGCTCGAGCTCCTCTCGACTGAAGCTGCACTGTCCTGTCTCGGAAGGGCGCCCTGGCTGCTGCAGGGCAGCCGCCTGCAGAAGGACAGGAGAAGGACAGGCTGGGTCAGAGGGGTGCCTCTGTCGGCGCCCCCCTTTCCCTGGGCCATCACAGGAATGCTAGAGGGAGCGACTGGAGGGGAGACTTGGGGAGGTAAGGGAGCTGCGACAGATGACAGCCCGGTGCTCTGGCCAGCGTGGGAGCAGGGACCGGCTGGAGACGCGCACTCGTGCGCCACCtaccaacttcctttttttttttttttttttttaagatttatttatttatgatagagacacaggaggagggagaagcaggctccatgccggagcccgacgtgggactcgatcccgggactccaggatcgcgccctgggccaaaggcaggcgctaaaccgctgagccacccagggatcccccaccaacTTCCTGATGGACCGGCTAGGCAGGACAACAAACCCAGCCCGAGTGCCCAAGTGCCAGACCTGTGAGGACTGCGATGGGCACTCACCTGGTCCTCAGGGGTCCCCGGAGCTCCTGCGTCGGCGGTTGCCCGCTCGGACCCCCGCCTCTGTGCGTCCCCGGCCCCCCCGGCACGGTCCCGCGCCGGCTCCACCGCCCCCTGGTGCGGTAGCTCCCGCTCTCCCTCGCGGTCCCTCGCGGAGCGCAGCTGGGTCTGCACCGCTGCCAGCTTGTGGCGCAGCTCCGCGTTCACCAGCAGGAGGCGCTGCAGCTGCTCCTGCAGCTGGGGGGCGGAGTCAAAGAGGAGGTAGGCGGGGCGTCGATGGGCTGGGTGGAGAGCCCCGCTCACGCCCATCACCCCGCCCCGCCCTCACCGCCTCGGTCTCCTGGCTGCGCTGGAGCAGATCTCGGTTGTGCGCCCGGAGCTCGTCCCGCTGGCGGTCGGTCACCTCCTTGAGCTGCCTCAGGAGAGCCCGCTCCTCTGAGGAAGGGGCGTTCTTAGCAGCGGCCTGGGGAGGAGGCCCGGagccggcccgccccgccccctggcgGTGCCCGCACTCACCCTGTGGGCCGGAGCGCAGCTCTCTGCGGAGGCGCTCGTTCTCCTCCCGCAGCCGCCGCAGCTCCACTTCGGCCTGCTGCGCTGACACCTGCAGCTGGGGAGTCCAGGCTGTGAGGGCGAGGCTCCCGCCAGCCCTGCGGGTGGCCAGGGGAAAGGGCGGCGACTCACTGAGTCTGGGTCCGGCCCTACGGCAGCCTTTTCCAGGAGCTCCAGCGCCCGCACCACCAGCGGCACCAGCCCGGCCGCCGCCTCCGGCCCGAAGCGGCGCGCCAGCTCCTTCAGCTCCGCGCCCAGGGCCCCCGCTAGATGGTACACGAGCTCCGCCGCCGTCCCTGACCCCGCGGCCACCCGAGGCCCGCAGCTGTGCACCCCAGGTACCGCCTTCCTGGGCTCCATGTCCCCAGAAAGTAAAAGGCCACGCCaacctccctacccccacccacagCCCTAATTGGGGCAGGAAAAAGCCCAACAGTTCCGGCCCAGGAAGCAGTATCGGgcagtggggggcggggaagaAGCGACAGAGGAGGAGCGATGAAGAAAAAAGGTAAAGGCTTGAAGGAGGTTGTGCACTGGGCCCCCTGGGCTCTGTCCTGTTTGAGCCCCCAAGGTCACAGGAAGCAAGACTGCCGACTTCCAGCCAGGCGTCCAAGAGGTTGAGGTTCACGGCTCTAAGTGGTCACTTTTGTCAATCCCTCCCCACAGCGGCGCAATCCAGGCTCCACCCCTGTGTCTGGAGTCATGAGGCCCAACTTGGCTGCCAAACACCACAGGCAAGAGGTGAGAGGTAGGAGGGCTGTCAGGCCTCTGCCAGGGACAGCCATCTGTCCAGCCAAGCGCCTGTTTTCCCAACCACCAGTGACACAAAGCCTAAGGGGCTATGCTGGGCACCACAGCTGTTGGGAAAAATTCACAAGCTTCTAGACTCAGAAAATGGCAGCAACTGCTCCAAAGGAGGCTGAAAAGAGtgatagtttgcaaatatttttaagggaagTAGGCAGACGTGGTCAAGGCAGTAAGAGTGTTAAAACCCAACCCCACCTCTGTTCCCTGAATCTACAAGTTTCTTGATCCACAGCCCCCAAACAGGGAGGGGCCTCATGCCACTTTAAGACAAAGGCcacagccccggtggcacagcggtttaacacagctgcctgcagcccagggtgtgatcctcacagcccagggtgtgatcctcaagacctgggatcgagtcccatgtcaggctccctgcatggagcctgcctctccctctgcctgtgtctctccctctctattgctcaggaataaaaaaaaaaagaaaaaaaaaaaagaccaaggcCAGCATCTTGCTGTGAACAAGGCCAGCCTCCTGCCATCCCTACACCCAGAATTTgagctcaggggaaaaaaaacaacctcaaaaactcctatttatacaaaatttattattacattttgctCAGGACTACATGCCACGAGAGATCAATTACAAGaagcacaaacagggagaaaaGGAACCAAGCTGCTGAATGTCACCAGCTTCTCTTTGGGGTTTTGTAAAAGGCTCCAGTCTTGGGGAGTATGAAGAAGGGGGAGGTGAGGAAACAACTAGGCATAGAGGTCTTCTCGGTCCGCAGAGTAGACCTCACCCTCTTGCAAGAGAGCGAAGTTGAGGAAGTGGGAAGGTCTGTGCACCTCGTGGTAGAACTCTTTAGGATTTGCCAGCTGCAGCTCATACTTCATGTTTGGATCATGCCGGACACCTTGGGTTAGAAGAAAGGGCCAGTGTTAAGCAGATGCACCTGCCTCACCCAGCCTGGGCCCTTGGGCCATCTTGGAACCAAGGCCCAAGTGCCAAGGGTGATGGCCTAACCCCAGTCCCAATTCCCTGTGCTCCTCAACTTACCCATAAAGTTGTAGTTCCATGAGGACTGGGCAGGGACCATAAAAAAGCCAAGGAAGCGATCTGACAGCAGCATCTGGACCCTCTCGTAATGTGAGGGTAGATAGCCCTTGGGATTGTTGCCCTTATCTGTGTTCTGGCGACCCCATTCATAGCCACTGGGGGTCAGCTTATAGGCTGTCAATGTGCAGGAGCCTGGTGTGAAGCTGAAAGATGAAGACAGAGTCTGCTCAGGCCACCATTCTAGGCCCTGTACTGCCATGCCTGCCCCACCATACTTCCAACCAAGGAGGCCCAAAGCTACCTGCAGGTGATGATAATGGTCTTCTCACCATCCCAGGATGGGTTATCAGCCATGATCTTAGCATGAGTGGTGACATCTTGGGGTGATAGCTGGGGGGACTCGTTGGGCTGAGTGTGGATCCATCCTAAGGGTTCCATCTCCTATAGGCAAGAGAGGTGAAAACTATCTGGAGTGGAGCCCCATCCCCATCTGCAGACAAGAATCACCTCCATGAAAATTAACATGCTGCCTTCCTCCCCCCATTTCAGCAGAAGAAAGCTCCCATTCTCCCACACCCCTGCTGACCTTGAGGTACTCGTGCTGGGGCAGCTGGCCAGGCAGGTGCACGGTTTGGTGAGTGCCCCACTGTGGTACCATCACAATGCAGCGGATCTCCTTCACCTGGGGGTTATCTGGTGGACTCACTCCATACAGGTATCCTGCAATCTGGAAACAAGAGGGTTAAGAACCAAAAGGATTCTTAGTACCACTCTATCTCTAGGCTGCCAGCCCTGTGTTTCAATTCCCTTCCTCACAAAGAATAGGTCAGAATGTGGTCAGAATTtcttgcatcagaatcacctgctGTGCTTTTTCAAAATGCTAaacgtgggcagcccgggtggctcagcggtttagtgccgccttcggcccagggcatgatcctggagacccaggatgaagtcccatgtcaggctccctgtgtggagcctgcttctccctctgcctgggtctctgctctctctctgtctctcatgaataaataaataaaatcttaaaaaaaaaattgctgaacaTGGAACTCATCTCTGACTTCCCACATCAGAATCTTGAGTGGGGTCCCGGAATCTGCATTGCTCACATTCcctggtagattttttttaatttgagagtgagcaagagagccTAAGaaagggagtggcagagggagacagaagttccccactgagcagagaacccaatgtggagcttgatgctaggaccctgtgatcatgacccaaggcagacgcttaaccgactgagccacccaggagcccctcctcagttgattaagtatagagtccataaataaataagcataccAACACATGGTTCCTGAATTTTCACAAGCTGAACACCTCTTTAAATCCACCACTAGGTGGTATTTTAAACTTTACACTGCCATCAACAAAGTAGAAGGATCTGTGTTCCTATAAAATCATTCACAGAGAATATTAACAATCTTTTCAAATTCACCAACCCGAGACCACAAATTGGGTGTTTTATACAGTATGAATTATCTGACTACCCACAAAGCTAAGCCTCTTTTCCCAATTGTATTTCCCATCTatagttccttttctttttaaagattttattcatgagaagaaataataaacagattttatctatttattcatgagacagacacagacacagagagagaggcagagggagaagcaggctccatgcagggagcccaacgtgggactcaatcccaggtccctaggatcacgctctgggctgaaagcaggctctcaactgctgagccaccctgcaGTTCCTTTTCTAAACTACCTTCGAGTTCTTTGCCTATTCTGcagttatctttatttatttaaagattttatttatttattcatgagaaagagaggcagagatccaggcagagggagaagtaggctccatgcaaggagcccgatgtgggactccatcccagattctgggatcatgccctgagccaaaggcagacacccaactgttgacccacccaggtgtccctatctttttttttttaaatgaacttctGCAAATTCCCTATTCTAGGTTCTACCCATCTTAgaattatgcaaatattttcttcctgtttttagtatgtcttttttttttttttaatatggaacgCTTCACAAGTTTACGTGTCAttcttgcgcaggggccatgctaatcttctgatcattccaattttagtatatgtgctgccgaagcaagcactgTTTTTAGTATGTCTTTGTCTCACACAAGTTATTGATTATAATTTAATGTTTTGTGTCTTAAGAAGACCACCCCAAAACTAaggtaattaaatattttcttctaatactcTACAGCttagtgttttgttttacatGCACATCTTTacgtgcattttattttttaagtgttgtgAGGCAGGGTTCTGATTGTTTCAGTATCATTAACACATCCTTAATCCTACATTCCTGTTACACATTTATCATAGCTACATGAATCTGTTTCTGACTATACACTATCCTCTTCCAATCAGTTGTGGGCCAATACACCATTTTCTTAATGGCCACAGCTTTATAACGTTTTAGTATTTGGTGGGAGCCAAAATCCTTCTTGCTGTTTCAGCTATTCTTATATACTTATTCATGCATGAATCCTGAAACGAGCACCTCAAGTTCTAGGCAATCTTAGGTGAGCTTTAGGCACATAAAATGTTGGGCACACATTATGGCCTAATTAAACACACTTACTCACTTGGGCCCGAAGGTCAGATATGCAAATAAACTTCTTAAGCACATTCTTAGGAAGGATATAGGTATAACCGGTCTCCTTGATGTCATCAGAGGACACGTAGATATGATTGGTCCTTAGGTGAAGGTTAGCAGCAGAGATGGCCCTAAAAACGGTGGGGAATGTCAGCACTTCTGAGGCCTACAATGTCAGGTAGCATCAATAGGCTTTGCCATCCCTATCCCTCTCATTCCTTAGAGTACCTAACCCTCCATTCAGTCTTAGACGAGAAAGTCTGGGTCTCATAGTTGCTGGTGGTAGAAGTAATGATCTCATCGCCATGCTTGTTGACAGTGCGAGTCTGCGTTGCTGTCAGCTGTGACTGTTCCTTGGTCTGCTTCTCAATCTCTGCTATCTGCTGCCGCTGCTGTGATGGTGCCGAGATCTCCATACCCAAGATGATGTCTCGAATTTCTGACTGTGTCAGTGATGCCACATTGACGCTGTGGGGAAAGCAAGGATTATACCACAAGATCCCTCCCCTTGGTCAATTTTGTCCAAATGACAGAATGTAACTTGGTAGGACAGGGGACCCAATGCCCTTACCCCAGACACACCTCAAGTGGCACTTGTAAAAGAAGTATGAGGTGGAGATGTACTAATACTGCTAAGATTTATCACAGCCCAGGATGGCTCTGTGCATGTACAGCTTTCAGCCATGCTCAAACCTGCTCAGTAGCCataccttcctcttttctttgacAAAAAGTGCCCTGGTTTCTAGGacaattcttaaaaatagaaaccttTAGAACTCGTTCTCAATTACAGCTAATACTGTCTGTCACCCTAGGGTTATCTGGAAATCTATGGACACTTTTATTTTTGGTTGCCACAatgacagggagagggaaaaagaggtgTGTCTGTGCTATTAGCAGTGGTACCTGGGGATCTGGGATATTAAAACTTCCTGTAATGTATGGACAGTAAAGAAATGCCCTGCTCAAAATGGCAACATGGGAAAATGCCCTAGAATCAGACTAAAGCCCTAAAACAGACATTTTCTGCATTATTTGAAGACACTGCCTACCTCTTTTCTATAGGCATCTTTAGgacaattccttaaaaaatctCTGAACCCACATGTTTCCCAAAACCCCAGAAACCATATACTAAACGATTCATTTCACCCTTTTAGGATTTTCCATCTGtctccccaccaccactgctCACTTGTTTTTCTTGCCATAGTCGGCCAAGATAAGATCTTTGAGCTGCACCTCCACCTTGATCCACTCCTCGTCAGTCAGAGTGGGCCAGATGTGGTGTGGTTCTGTAATGGTAGTCTTGTCTGGCTTCAGGATCACCTTTGCTCGGTCATTGTTAACATGAAGAGCACGCAAAATCAGGATGAGACGGGAGAAAGCCTGAGAAAAGGTATGGcagcaaagggggggggggggggggtcagccaCTAGATGTCCTTCCTTGATTTCCTTTCAGGGAACCCAGGAATGGATTTCAACCACTCTCCCAGTCAACTTTACATGCAGAGCATAGAACTGTTATCTCATCCACAGGTTAAAGATGTGAAAATGGTCTCATTAGGGAACCTGAGTAAAAGCTAAGGAAGGCACAGGATTGTCTCGTGGCCCCAAAACCACTTCTCTTAGAGTGACCCTCTTTGTAAGGGGATTTCATACCGTGTAAGATGAGATAGTCTTGAGCCAGTCATCATAGAGATTAAAGAGAACCATCTGGGGTTCAGTGGCTTTAAGTATGAGGTCTCCAAACTTTTCCACCTTGAGACAAGCCTGGAAAGGTAGTTGGAGCTCTGATCCTTTGATCACAATATTGGGGAAGTCCAGCAAGTGCACCTGAAACAGGATATCAagtccaaaatttaaaaaagagcctGCAGGTCTCAGTccttctttcttctacctcatccACCTCTCACCTCCAATGGGTCCAGCATGCCCTTCCTAGTAACAATGATCTGCTTGGGCTGCTCCTCTACAGGCAGAGATCGGATCAGGGCAGCCACTTCCTCAGCTGTCTTCCACTTAGCCAGCTAAAAAAAGCAAGAGGGGATGAAATGGAAATTGAATTTCTACTATCCCAGGTCAAAGTGAACAAAGATCCTAGTCTTGAAATAATCAACCCAGGTTTCTGCTGCACACTGCTATTGAATGTTGGGTACTTTAGAGATGCAAAATGTCAAACTGCCTTGCCCTAAAGGGTTTTTCAACCTAGTTGGCCAAATAAAACTCAATCAAGCTGTACCACAAACTACTACTTGATTACATATGTCAGGGACAAAACAAATTAAGACTAAAGGTCATAAACAGCTgcacaaagaaacaggaaaactttatttaaagaGCAAGCGATAAAGCACACcactgggggaaggggcaaaaggaggagagactctcaaacagactccaaGTTGAGCATAGAACCTaacatgggggctcaatcccatgacccgagccaaaatcaagagctggatgctaaaccaaccaagccacccaggtgtcccaatgcaCAAATAAATAGGTCTTAAGGGATGAGTAAGACTATGATTAACGGAGTAAACAGGAGAGTtcattctagaaagaaaaaatataagcaaaGCCACAGAAGCGGAAATGAACATCAGAGTTTGGGGAAAACAGGATCCTGGATTGGTT
The Vulpes vulpes isolate BD-2025 chromosome 2, VulVul3, whole genome shotgun sequence genome window above contains:
- the RILP gene encoding rab-interacting lysosomal protein, translated to MEPRKAVPGVHSCGPRVAAGSGTAAELVYHLAGALGAELKELARRFGPEAAAGLVPLVVRALELLEKAAVGPDPDSLQVSAQQAEVELRRLREENERLRRELRSGPQEERALLRQLKEVTDRQRDELRAHNRDLLQRSQETEALQEQLQRLLLVNAELRHKLAAVQTQLRSARDREGERELPHQGAVEPARDRAGGAGDAQRRGSERATADAGAPGTPEDQAAALQQPGRPSETGQCSFSREELEQILQERNELKANVFLLKEELAYFQRELLTDHRVPGLLLEAMKVAVKKQRKKIKAKMLGIPEEAESSDDEDSSWLLPSGNKGAHPPPTESRIQRFFGLSYQGETEAPKAQTSTVPSELGGEEEALQEPHMRPVGSSTVLHS